In Gemmata obscuriglobus, a single genomic region encodes these proteins:
- a CDS encoding anti-sigma factor: MSFKHDRLDELLAIEATQGLSPAEATELESLLAQFPADEPDSLELAAAAVHLALIGPLEPLPVGLAERLELTAVAMPPVPVRPARPRPSRAWAAWSGWAVAASLACVMAFVLWPKKEPTLAELRDRLRPQAVAFAAADKPGPSGEVVWSAARQEGYLEVSGLPPLDPSKEQYQLWIVDAGRADKEPVDGGVFDVRPDGTALVRVRAPIAVRAAAAFAVTKEVAGGVVVSRAKHELVLTPKKS; the protein is encoded by the coding sequence GTGAGCTTCAAACATGACCGGCTGGACGAGCTGTTGGCCATTGAGGCGACGCAGGGGCTTTCTCCCGCCGAAGCGACCGAACTAGAATCGCTGCTCGCACAGTTCCCCGCCGACGAACCCGACAGTTTGGAGCTGGCCGCGGCGGCCGTTCACCTCGCCCTCATCGGGCCGCTGGAGCCGCTCCCGGTGGGCCTCGCGGAGCGGCTCGAGCTGACCGCGGTGGCGATGCCCCCCGTGCCCGTCCGCCCCGCAAGGCCGCGGCCCTCCCGCGCGTGGGCTGCGTGGTCGGGGTGGGCGGTGGCGGCCTCGCTGGCGTGCGTTATGGCGTTCGTGCTGTGGCCCAAGAAGGAGCCGACGCTGGCCGAACTGCGCGACCGGTTGCGCCCGCAAGCGGTCGCGTTCGCCGCGGCGGACAAGCCGGGGCCGTCCGGCGAAGTGGTCTGGAGCGCCGCCCGCCAGGAAGGGTACTTGGAGGTGAGCGGGTTGCCCCCGCTGGACCCGTCGAAGGAGCAGTACCAGCTCTGGATCGTGGACGCCGGCCGCGCGGACAAGGAGCCGGTGGACGGCGGCGTGTTCGACGTCCGCCCCGACGGGACCGCGCTCGTGCGGGTGCGTGCCCCGATCGCGGTGCGCGCCGCCGCCGCGTTCGCGGTGACCAAAGAGGTCGCGGGCGGGG
- a CDS encoding RNA polymerase sigma factor — MTDGVLPRIAAGDPAAVSDCIARYGGLVWSLARRFLGSPSDAEDAVQDVFIELWKNAGRYDPDRASEPTYVTMIARRRLIDRKRRAARVPGAQPFAEEPPAGEPPVARVEIEDEAAQATAALAELRDEERRVIRLAIYDGLTHEEIAAATGLPVGTVKTHIRRGLIRVRERLAQKGGGA; from the coding sequence GTGACGGACGGCGTACTCCCACGGATCGCGGCCGGTGACCCGGCCGCCGTTTCGGACTGTATCGCTCGCTACGGCGGGCTGGTCTGGTCCCTGGCGCGCCGGTTCCTCGGTAGCCCGAGTGACGCGGAAGATGCCGTGCAGGACGTGTTCATCGAACTGTGGAAGAACGCGGGCCGGTACGATCCGGACCGCGCGTCTGAGCCCACTTATGTGACCATGATCGCCCGCCGCCGGCTCATCGACCGCAAGCGCCGGGCCGCCCGTGTGCCCGGCGCGCAACCGTTCGCTGAAGAGCCGCCCGCGGGAGAACCACCAGTTGCACGGGTCGAGATCGAGGACGAGGCCGCTCAAGCCACTGCGGCACTCGCCGAGTTGCGCGACGAGGAGCGGCGCGTGATCCGGCTGGCCATCTACGACGGGTTGACGCACGAGGAGATCGCGGCCGCCACCGGGTTGCCGGTCGGCACGGTGAAGACGCACATCCGCCGCGGGTTGATTCGCGTCCGTGAGCGCCTGGCCCAGAAGGGAGGCGGCGCGTGA